A genomic segment from Candidatus Omnitrophota bacterium encodes:
- a CDS encoding lipoate--protein ligase family protein: protein MNKWRLLETGQGDCRYNMALDEALFQAYDSASSLPVLRIYGWHPSAFSIGLFQDPLKELDLEACRGLNIGFVRRMSGGGIVFHDKELTYSIVCSERDIQSPCFAKETYRYLCAFLIRAYRAMGLEAGFSLLHDKTPKSGWVCFRSREKYDIVIGDKKIGGNAQRRSRGLIFQHGSIPLCPCPEKYDLLLKGKNPRASFRPYSLSQAAGREITFEEVKYNIIDSFQKSFSVGFIRDALNPAEDSLLKKLLACKYGTDRWNLYADID, encoded by the coding sequence ATGAATAAATGGAGGCTTCTTGAAACAGGCCAGGGCGATTGCAGGTATAATATGGCCCTGGATGAGGCCTTGTTCCAGGCGTATGACAGCGCCTCGTCTCTTCCGGTATTAAGGATATACGGATGGCATCCGTCGGCATTCTCCATAGGCCTTTTTCAAGACCCCTTAAAAGAACTTGACCTTGAGGCCTGCCGCGGACTTAATATAGGTTTTGTAAGGAGGATGTCCGGAGGCGGTATTGTTTTTCACGATAAAGAGCTTACATACAGCATTGTATGTTCCGAAAGAGATATACAAAGCCCCTGCTTTGCCAAGGAGACATACAGATATTTATGCGCTTTTTTGATTAGGGCATACAGGGCAATGGGGCTTGAGGCCGGATTTTCTCTATTACATGATAAAACGCCAAAATCAGGCTGGGTTTGTTTTAGGAGCAGGGAAAAATACGATATCGTTATAGGAGATAAAAAAATAGGAGGCAATGCCCAACGGAGAAGCCGTGGCTTGATATTTCAACATGGGTCAATACCTCTTTGTCCGTGTCCTGAAAAATATGATTTATTATTGAAGGGTAAAAATCCGCGTGCCAGTTTCAGGCCCTATTCATTGAGCCAGGCCGCGGGCAGGGAAATTACTTTTGAAGAAGTAAAATATAATATCATAGATTCATTTCAGAAGAGTTTTTCCGTTGGGTTTATCCGTGACGCGCTTAATCCCGCGGAAGATAGTTTGCTTAAAAAACTTTTGGCTTGTAAATACGGAACAGACAGGTGGAATCTTTATGCCGATATTGACTAA
- the rfaD gene encoding ADP-glyceromanno-heptose 6-epimerase, with amino-acid sequence MKIAVTGGAGFIGSVFLWKLNTQGIKDIIVVDIGCKAKDSANIKGKNIAGYIERDDFRRLIGTGRMNDAIDVIVHLGACADTTQTDSKYLDHNNFLYTKELALWSIKNNKPFYYASSAATYGSGELGYSDDDSSTLKLQPLNEYGRSKHKFDLWVLDNKIADKVVGFKFFNVYGPNEYHKQDMRSMINKGYYQIKETGRLKLFKSYKPEYADGGQMRDFVYVKDVVDIMWFFLSNPGKRGIYNVGTGRAYTWNELARALFKALGKEPVIEYIDMPQNIKQQYQYFTKAVIAKLRSAGCDHSFMDMDKAVKDYAGYLGSGKYL; translated from the coding sequence ATGAAGATAGCAGTGACAGGCGGGGCGGGTTTTATAGGAAGTGTTTTTTTGTGGAAGCTTAATACGCAGGGCATAAAGGATATTATCGTTGTAGATATTGGCTGTAAGGCTAAAGACAGCGCGAACATAAAAGGAAAAAATATTGCCGGATACATTGAACGCGATGATTTTCGCAGGCTCATTGGGACAGGCCGCATGAATGATGCCATAGATGTGATAGTGCACTTAGGCGCCTGCGCCGACACAACGCAGACGGACAGCAAATACCTTGACCATAATAATTTTTTATATACCAAAGAGCTTGCCCTGTGGTCAATAAAGAATAATAAGCCTTTTTATTACGCGAGCAGCGCGGCGACTTACGGCAGCGGCGAGTTGGGTTATAGTGATGATGATTCATCCACTTTGAAACTTCAACCATTGAATGAATACGGCCGGTCAAAACATAAATTTGATCTGTGGGTATTAGACAATAAGATTGCCGATAAGGTAGTAGGTTTTAAGTTTTTTAATGTCTATGGGCCCAATGAGTATCACAAGCAGGACATGAGAAGCATGATTAATAAAGGATATTATCAGATAAAAGAAACCGGCAGGCTTAAGCTTTTTAAGTCATACAAACCGGAATATGCCGATGGCGGACAGATGAGAGATTTTGTATACGTAAAAGACGTTGTTGATATAATGTGGTTTTTTTTATCAAATCCCGGTAAGAGAGGGATATATAATGTGGGAACAGGCCGCGCTTATACCTGGAACGAGTTAGCGCGCGCTCTATTTAAAGCTTTAGGCAAAGAGCCTGTTATAGAATATATTGACATGCCGCAAAATATTAAACAACAATACCAGTATTTTACCAAGGCTGTTATTGCTAAATTAAGATCTGCCGGATGCGATCACAGTTTTATGGATATGGACAAGGCTGTGAAGGATTATGCGGGCTATCTTGGCTCTGGAAAATATCTGTGA
- the lipA gene encoding lipoyl synthase gives MTKIKPAWLDKKINLRDCGRMKALLRGLGLYSVCEAAACPNISECFSRGIATFMILGGNCTRGCKFCNVQKHAPCETDDAEPGHVAEAVKRLGLSHVVITSVTRDDLQDGGAGHFARTICSVRSLNNGTSVEVLIPDFKGHIDDIDKIVQASPVIIGHNVETVPRLYPRIRPEADYNRSLAVLEAVKTLSQGAILAKSGIMLGLGENDKEVLEVLADLRRAGCDFLSIGQYLPPSKRHYPVKNYISPDIFEYYKIKAKELGFKYTASAPYVRSSYRADEYINPENQI, from the coding sequence TTGACTAAGATAAAGCCGGCGTGGCTTGATAAGAAAATAAACTTAAGGGATTGCGGCCGCATGAAGGCGCTATTAAGAGGCTTAGGCCTTTATTCAGTGTGCGAAGCGGCGGCCTGCCCTAATATTTCGGAATGTTTCTCAAGGGGTATCGCGACATTCATGATATTAGGCGGCAATTGCACAAGGGGATGTAAATTTTGTAATGTCCAAAAACACGCGCCCTGTGAAACGGATGATGCCGAACCGGGCCATGTGGCAGAAGCGGTTAAGCGGCTTGGATTAAGCCACGTTGTAATTACGAGTGTTACCAGAGATGACTTACAAGACGGCGGTGCCGGACATTTTGCGCGGACTATATGTTCTGTCCGCAGTTTAAATAATGGCACAAGCGTTGAAGTGCTTATCCCGGATTTTAAGGGCCATATAGACGACATAGACAAGATTGTCCAGGCCTCGCCCGTTATTATAGGCCACAATGTTGAAACCGTGCCCAGGCTTTATCCGCGGATAAGGCCGGAAGCTGATTATAACAGGTCGCTGGCCGTGCTGGAGGCTGTGAAGACTTTGTCACAAGGCGCTATTTTGGCAAAAAGCGGTATAATGCTGGGCCTTGGCGAAAATGATAAGGAAGTGCTTGAGGTATTAGCCGACTTACGCCGGGCGGGTTGCGATTTTTTAAGTATAGGGCAGTATCTTCCGCCGAGTAAACGGCATTATCCCGTAAAAAATTATATAAGCCCTGATATTTTTGAATATTATAAGATCAAGGCAAAGGAACTTGGTTTTAAATATACCGCCAGCGCTCCTTATGTAAGAAGTTCTTACAGGGCGGATGAGTATATAAATCCGGAGAATCAGATATGA